A single window of Achromobacter xylosoxidans DNA harbors:
- a CDS encoding gamma carbonic anhydrase family protein, with product MPIYQLDDLIPRIDPAAYVADSADIIGNVTLEAGVSIWSHVSIRGDNDAILIRQGTNIQEGSVLHVDTGCPMTIGPNVTVGHQAMLHGCTIHEGALVGMQAIVLNNAVIGRNCLIGAGAIIPEDRVIPDNSLVIGIGKIVRELSDEEIANLHKNTAHYVARGQHYKTALKRLA from the coding sequence ATGCCCATTTACCAGCTCGACGACCTCATTCCCCGCATCGATCCCGCCGCCTACGTGGCCGACAGCGCCGACATCATCGGCAACGTCACGCTGGAAGCCGGCGTCAGCATCTGGTCGCACGTCTCGATCCGGGGCGACAACGACGCCATCCTGATCCGCCAGGGCACCAATATCCAGGAAGGCAGCGTGCTGCACGTGGATACCGGCTGTCCCATGACCATCGGCCCCAACGTCACCGTGGGCCACCAGGCCATGCTGCACGGCTGCACCATCCACGAAGGCGCGCTGGTGGGCATGCAGGCGATCGTGCTGAACAATGCCGTGATCGGCCGCAATTGCCTGATCGGCGCGGGCGCCATCATCCCTGAAGACCGGGTGATTCCGGACAATTCCCTGGTCATCGGCATCGGCAAGATCGTGCGCGAGCTGTCCGACGAGGAAATCGCCAATCTGCACAAGAACACCGCCCACTACGTGGCGCGCGGCCAACACTACAAGACGGCCTTGAAGCGGCTGGCCTGA
- a CDS encoding UDP-2,3-diacylglucosamine diphosphatase codes for MTTAPMDSTVNEIRPTHWRALWISDIHLGTAGCKAEFLLDFLEHNDSDTLYLVGDIVDGWQLRKHWHWPRAHNDVIQRILRKARNGTRVVFIPGNHDEFAREFAGYAFGDIEILDEDVHVTAKGMRLLVLHGDQFDGVIQHSRWLAHLGDGLYQLALWINHHFNRLRHRLGLHYWSLSQYLKHKVKNAVSFITDFEEALAGEARRRGLDGVVCGHIHKAELRDVGGILYCNDGDWVESLSALAETHDGQLQLLDWAAIQAERQADPAQRKPRSLSLPALPSALRRQGKHP; via the coding sequence ATGACGACAGCCCCCATGGACAGCACCGTGAACGAAATCCGCCCCACGCACTGGCGCGCTCTCTGGATTTCCGATATTCACCTGGGCACCGCCGGGTGCAAGGCGGAGTTCCTGCTGGATTTCCTCGAGCACAACGATTCCGACACCCTCTACCTGGTCGGCGACATCGTCGACGGCTGGCAGCTGCGCAAGCACTGGCATTGGCCGCGGGCCCACAACGACGTGATCCAGCGCATCCTGCGCAAGGCCCGCAACGGCACCCGGGTGGTGTTCATCCCCGGCAACCATGACGAATTCGCGCGCGAGTTCGCCGGCTACGCGTTCGGCGACATCGAGATCCTGGACGAAGACGTGCACGTGACCGCCAAGGGCATGCGCCTGCTGGTGCTGCACGGCGACCAGTTCGATGGCGTGATCCAGCACAGCCGCTGGCTGGCGCACCTGGGCGACGGCCTCTACCAACTGGCGCTGTGGATCAACCACCATTTCAACCGCCTGCGCCACCGCCTGGGGCTGCACTACTGGTCGCTGTCGCAGTACCTCAAGCACAAGGTCAAGAACGCCGTGTCCTTCATCACCGACTTCGAGGAGGCGCTGGCCGGCGAGGCCCGCCGCCGCGGCCTGGACGGGGTGGTCTGCGGCCATATCCACAAGGCCGAGCTGCGCGACGTGGGCGGCATCCTGTACTGCAACGACGGCGACTGGGTGGAAAGCCTGTCGGCCCTGGCCGAGACCCATGACGGCCAGCTGCAACTGCTGGACTGGGCCGCGATCCAGGCCGAACGCCAGGCCGACCCGGCGCAGCGCAAGCCGCGCTCGCTGTCGTTGCCGGCGCTGCCGTCGGCGCTGCGCCGCCAGGGCAAGCACCCGTGA
- a CDS encoding TadE/TadG family type IV pilus assembly protein — translation MPQRGAAALEFTLVMAVLLSVAALVADAARWQVTRQVAHLALMEAARAGSTGHADPTRIRDAFLRALRPLHAGPQGETAGRRLAHSQERIAARMDTVPWRIEILQPDIFRANTLRLRLTYLYQPLLPPLRTLLAGLAENDGSYAAAARARGLAPISIELEMEMHSKPVDWLAGPPYPAGVVQGVCRSLRCP, via the coding sequence GTGCCGCAACGCGGCGCCGCCGCGCTCGAATTCACCCTGGTCATGGCCGTGCTCCTGTCCGTGGCGGCGCTGGTGGCCGACGCGGCGCGCTGGCAGGTGACACGCCAGGTCGCCCATCTGGCCTTGATGGAAGCCGCCCGCGCGGGCAGCACCGGCCACGCCGATCCCACCCGCATCCGCGACGCCTTCCTGAGGGCGCTGCGGCCACTGCATGCCGGCCCGCAGGGCGAGACCGCCGGGCGCCGGCTGGCCCACAGCCAGGAACGTATCGCCGCGCGGATGGACACGGTGCCGTGGCGCATCGAAATCCTGCAGCCCGATATCTTCCGCGCCAACACACTCAGGCTGCGGCTGACCTACCTGTACCAGCCATTGCTACCGCCGCTACGGACACTGCTGGCGGGCCTGGCGGAAAACGACGGCAGCTACGCCGCCGCCGCGCGCGCGCGAGGCCTGGCGCCCATCAGCATCGAACTCGAAATGGAAATGCACAGCAAGCCGGTGGACTGGCTTGCCGGTCCGCCGTATCCGGCGGGCGTGGTGCAGGGGGTATGCCGCAGCCTGCGCTGCCCGTGA
- a CDS encoding RDD family protein, whose translation MTDASLDQTPNRLRRFACMMYEAVLLFGVVFLAGYLMDTLTQSKNALELRPARQAWLFVAIGAYFVLCWRRRGQTLPMKTWNIRLVDRDGNPPSTARLILRYVLAWPLVLAGAAVVWAAASATGWPSMDMFIVAAPFTIFIWSWFDPDGQFLHDRLLGTRLRNAPQRKKTR comes from the coding sequence ATGACCGACGCCTCCCTCGACCAGACCCCCAACCGGCTGCGCCGGTTCGCCTGCATGATGTACGAAGCCGTGCTGCTGTTCGGCGTGGTCTTCCTGGCGGGATACCTCATGGATACCCTGACCCAGAGCAAGAACGCGCTGGAACTGCGGCCCGCCCGCCAGGCCTGGCTGTTCGTGGCCATTGGCGCCTATTTCGTGCTGTGCTGGCGCCGCCGCGGCCAGACGCTGCCGATGAAGACATGGAACATCCGGCTGGTCGATCGCGATGGCAACCCGCCGTCCACCGCCCGCCTGATCCTGCGCTACGTGCTGGCGTGGCCGCTGGTGCTGGCGGGCGCCGCCGTGGTGTGGGCCGCCGCCAGCGCCACCGGCTGGCCCTCGATGGACATGTTCATCGTGGCCGCGCCGTTCACGATCTTCATCTGGTCCTGGTTCGATCCGGACGGCCAGTTCCTGCACGACCGCCTGCTCGGCACCCGCCTGCGCAACGCGCCGCAGCGCAAGAAGACCCGTTGA
- a CDS encoding acyl-CoA synthetase, whose product MNDQYQVLYQTFRWLVPTQFNIAEACCHRWASSSPDARRIAIYYEDEAGNREVWTYARLAEAANQLANGLVKMGVGRGDRVGVVLGQRPETVVAHMAIYSVGAVVLPLSALFGPEALQSRLCDSETRVAIVDHASSANLLAVSDNCPNLQQIIGIGFADERVLPWRSLLARQPSEFKPVPTRSSDPAILLYTSGTTGAPKGALLPHSALIGNLPGFVASQDWFPRPADVFWSPADWAWTGGMMDALLPTLYFGHPIVGTRGRFSVERAFELMERYQITNTFLFPTALKMMMKAVPEPRNRYQLALRSIMSAGESVGETVFEWCQSALGVTPNEMFGQTEMNYVVGNSQKRWPAKPGSMGRPYPGHRVAVLDDAGQPVAAGETGEIAVNRYDIHGYPDPVLFLGYWRNEAATQAKFKGDWCLTGDLARIDADGYLWYAGRADDVFKSSGYRIGPGEIESCLIGHPAVANAAVVPKPDAERGAVVKAYVVLTPEFAQRDRNDIIENLQEHVRERLAPYEYPKEIEFVEELPMTTTGKIQRRILRQREEERARASRPQ is encoded by the coding sequence ATGAACGACCAATATCAGGTGCTCTACCAAACATTCCGCTGGCTGGTTCCCACCCAGTTCAACATTGCGGAAGCGTGCTGCCACCGCTGGGCATCCAGTAGTCCGGATGCGCGGCGCATCGCCATCTACTACGAAGATGAAGCCGGCAACCGCGAGGTCTGGACCTATGCGCGGCTGGCCGAGGCCGCCAATCAGCTGGCCAATGGCCTGGTGAAGATGGGCGTGGGCCGCGGCGACCGCGTCGGTGTGGTTTTGGGACAACGCCCTGAGACCGTGGTCGCGCACATGGCGATCTACAGCGTGGGCGCGGTGGTGTTGCCGTTGTCGGCCCTGTTCGGTCCCGAAGCCCTGCAAAGCCGCCTGTGCGATTCGGAGACCCGCGTCGCCATCGTCGACCACGCCTCCAGCGCCAACCTGCTGGCCGTCAGCGACAACTGCCCCAACCTGCAACAGATCATCGGCATCGGCTTCGCCGACGAGCGCGTGCTGCCCTGGCGCAGCCTGCTGGCGCGCCAACCCAGTGAATTCAAGCCGGTGCCGACGCGCTCGTCGGATCCGGCCATCCTGCTCTATACCTCCGGCACCACCGGCGCGCCCAAGGGCGCCCTGCTGCCGCACAGCGCGCTGATCGGCAACCTGCCCGGCTTCGTGGCCTCGCAGGACTGGTTTCCGCGGCCCGCCGACGTGTTCTGGTCGCCGGCCGACTGGGCCTGGACCGGCGGCATGATGGATGCGCTGCTGCCCACGCTGTATTTCGGCCATCCCATCGTCGGCACCCGCGGCCGCTTCTCGGTCGAGCGGGCGTTCGAGCTGATGGAGCGCTATCAGATCACCAACACCTTCCTGTTCCCGACCGCGCTCAAGATGATGATGAAAGCGGTGCCCGAACCCCGCAATCGCTATCAGCTGGCCCTGCGCTCGATCATGAGCGCCGGCGAAAGCGTCGGCGAGACCGTCTTCGAGTGGTGCCAGTCCGCCCTGGGCGTGACGCCCAACGAAATGTTCGGCCAGACCGAAATGAACTACGTGGTCGGCAACAGCCAGAAGCGCTGGCCGGCCAAGCCGGGCAGCATGGGCCGGCCCTACCCGGGCCATCGGGTCGCGGTGCTGGACGACGCCGGTCAGCCGGTGGCGGCCGGAGAAACCGGCGAAATCGCCGTCAATCGCTACGATATCCACGGTTATCCCGACCCGGTCCTGTTCCTGGGCTACTGGCGCAACGAAGCCGCCACCCAGGCCAAGTTCAAGGGCGACTGGTGCCTGACGGGCGACCTGGCGCGGATCGACGCAGACGGCTACCTCTGGTACGCCGGCCGCGCCGACGACGTGTTCAAGTCATCCGGCTACCGCATCGGCCCGGGTGAAATCGAAAGCTGCCTGATCGGCCACCCCGCGGTGGCCAATGCCGCCGTGGTGCCCAAACCGGACGCCGAGCGCGGCGCGGTGGTCAAGGCCTACGTGGTGCTGACACCCGAATTCGCCCAGCGCGACCGCAACGACATCATCGAAAACCTGCAGGAACACGTGCGCGAACGCCTGGCGCCCTACGAATACCCGAAGGAAATCGAGTTCGTCGAAGAGCTGCCCATGACCACCACCGGTAAAATCCAGCGTCGCATCCTGCGCCAGCGCGAAGAAGAACGCGCGCGGGCGTCCAGGCCCCAATGA
- the eno gene encoding phosphopyruvate hydratase yields the protein MSAIVDIIGREILDSRGNPTVECDVLLESGAMGRAAVPSGASTGAREAIELRDGDKGRYLGKGVLRAVENLNTEISEALMGLDAQEQTFVDRTLIELDGTESKERLGANAILAASMAVARAAADESGLSLYRYFGGSGPMSMPVPMMNVINGGAHANNTLDLQELMILPVGAGSFREALRWGAEVFHMLKKLIHGQGMSTAVGDEGGFAPNVASHEAAIQLILKAITEAGYEPGTQIALGLDCASSEFYRDGKYTLAGEGGISLSSQEFTNLLATWCDKYPIISIEDGMAENDWEGWKLLTDQLGKKVQLVGDDLFVTNTKILREGIQKGVANSILIKINQIGTLTETFAAIEMAKRAGYTAVVSHRSGETEDSTIADIAVATNAMQIKTGSLSRSDRMAKYNQLLRIEEELAEVASYPGLEAFYNLR from the coding sequence ATGAGTGCAATTGTCGATATCATCGGCCGCGAGATCCTGGATTCGCGCGGCAACCCGACCGTCGAATGTGACGTGTTGCTGGAGTCCGGCGCCATGGGCCGCGCGGCCGTGCCGTCGGGCGCGTCCACCGGCGCCCGCGAAGCCATCGAGCTGCGCGACGGCGACAAGGGCCGCTATCTCGGCAAGGGCGTGCTGCGCGCCGTCGAGAACCTCAATACCGAAATCTCGGAAGCGCTGATGGGCCTGGACGCCCAGGAGCAGACCTTCGTCGATCGCACCCTGATCGAGCTGGACGGCACCGAGTCCAAGGAACGCCTGGGCGCCAACGCCATCCTGGCCGCCTCGATGGCCGTGGCCCGCGCCGCCGCCGACGAGTCCGGCCTGTCGCTGTACCGCTATTTCGGCGGCAGCGGCCCCATGAGCATGCCGGTGCCGATGATGAACGTCATCAACGGCGGCGCGCACGCCAACAACACCCTCGACCTGCAGGAACTGATGATCCTGCCGGTGGGCGCGGGCAGCTTCCGCGAGGCCCTGCGCTGGGGCGCCGAAGTCTTCCACATGCTCAAGAAGCTGATCCACGGCCAGGGCATGTCCACCGCGGTGGGCGACGAGGGCGGTTTCGCCCCCAACGTGGCCAGCCACGAAGCCGCGATCCAGCTGATCCTGAAGGCCATCACCGAAGCCGGCTACGAGCCGGGCACGCAGATCGCCCTGGGCCTGGACTGCGCCAGCTCCGAGTTCTACCGCGACGGCAAGTACACCCTGGCCGGCGAAGGCGGCATCTCGCTGTCCTCGCAGGAATTCACCAACCTGCTGGCCACCTGGTGCGACAAGTACCCGATCATCTCGATCGAGGACGGCATGGCCGAAAACGACTGGGAAGGCTGGAAGCTGCTGACCGACCAGCTCGGCAAGAAGGTGCAGCTGGTGGGCGACGACCTGTTCGTCACCAACACCAAGATCCTGCGCGAAGGCATCCAGAAGGGCGTGGCCAACTCGATCCTCATCAAGATCAACCAGATCGGCACCCTGACCGAGACCTTCGCCGCCATCGAAATGGCCAAGCGCGCCGGCTACACCGCCGTCGTTTCGCACCGTTCGGGCGAAACCGAGGACTCGACCATCGCCGACATCGCCGTGGCCACCAATGCCATGCAGATCAAGACCGGTTCGCTGTCGCGTTCGGACCGCATGGCCAAGTACAACCAGCTGCTGCGCATCGAGGAAGAACTGGCCGAAGTGGCGTCGTACCCCGGTCTGGAAGCCTTCTACAACTTGCGTTAA
- the ftsB gene encoding cell division protein FtsB: protein MRLLFLVLFVLVGLIQYPLWLGKGGWFKVWDLQRQVAAQRETNEGLRARNAALEAEVRDLDNGSGAIEERARGELGMMREGEVFVHILPQNTQPPAGGASLATDAAARPATPTRASAPATPPRPAARPATGASGGNAGSSSRH from the coding sequence ATGCGCCTGTTGTTCCTGGTGCTGTTCGTGCTGGTAGGGCTGATCCAATACCCGCTTTGGCTGGGGAAGGGCGGCTGGTTCAAGGTCTGGGACCTGCAACGCCAGGTGGCGGCGCAGCGCGAGACCAACGAAGGCCTGCGCGCGCGCAACGCCGCGCTGGAAGCCGAAGTCCGCGACCTGGACAACGGTTCCGGCGCCATCGAGGAACGGGCCCGGGGCGAACTGGGCATGATGCGCGAAGGCGAAGTCTTCGTGCATATCCTGCCCCAGAACACCCAGCCGCCCGCGGGCGGCGCTTCATTGGCGACCGATGCCGCGGCGCGGCCAGCCACTCCCACCCGCGCCAGCGCGCCCGCCACGCCGCCCAGGCCCGCCGCGCGGCCGGCTACGGGGGCCTCCGGCGGCAACGCCGGCTCCTCCTCCCGGCACTGA
- a CDS encoding DUF2167 domain-containing protein, translating to MRAFLSRLSLAAASALLFLPFGASAQNAAAQQEIEAAMKAAYAAAQEGPADVKLGDQAVVHLPESMFFVPRIQADRLMAADGNGKDPSLLGVVMPKSDDDDWVITVNFDKAGYIKDDDAKNWNVSELLDSLRDGTEESNVERKKRGFPELVMDGWVEAPKYDSSTQRLVWSVAVKHKGETANDNPTVNYNTYALGRDGYITLDLITQKNLVPKDKTAVLTLLDNLKYVEGKRYADFNSSTDKVAEYGLAALVAGVAAKKLGLFAVIAAFLAKFAKVGILAAAALGGGLWKRFRGKKAEQQQP from the coding sequence ATGCGCGCTTTCCTTTCCCGCCTGTCCCTGGCCGCCGCCAGTGCCTTGTTGTTCCTGCCCTTCGGCGCCTCGGCCCAGAATGCCGCCGCGCAGCAGGAAATCGAGGCCGCCATGAAGGCAGCCTACGCCGCCGCCCAGGAAGGCCCGGCCGACGTCAAGCTGGGCGACCAGGCCGTGGTGCACCTGCCTGAATCGATGTTCTTCGTGCCGCGCATCCAGGCCGACCGCCTGATGGCGGCCGACGGCAACGGCAAGGATCCCTCGCTGCTGGGCGTGGTCATGCCCAAGAGCGACGATGACGACTGGGTCATCACCGTCAATTTCGACAAGGCCGGCTACATCAAGGACGACGACGCCAAGAACTGGAACGTCAGCGAACTGCTGGACAGCCTGCGCGATGGCACCGAAGAGTCAAACGTCGAGCGCAAGAAGCGCGGCTTCCCCGAGCTGGTGATGGACGGCTGGGTCGAGGCGCCCAAGTACGACAGCAGCACGCAGCGCCTGGTCTGGTCGGTGGCCGTCAAGCACAAGGGCGAAACCGCCAACGACAATCCCACCGTCAACTACAACACCTACGCGCTGGGCCGCGACGGCTACATCACGCTGGACCTGATCACGCAGAAGAACCTGGTGCCGAAGGACAAGACCGCGGTGCTGACCCTGCTGGACAACCTGAAGTACGTCGAAGGCAAGCGCTACGCCGACTTCAACTCGTCCACCGACAAGGTCGCCGAATACGGCCTGGCCGCGCTGGTCGCGGGCGTGGCCGCCAAGAAGCTGGGCCTGTTCGCCGTGATCGCCGCGTTCCTGGCCAAGTTCGCCAAGGTCGGCATCCTGGCGGCCGCCGCGCTGGGCGGCGGCCTGTGGAAGCGCTTTCGCGGCAAGAAGGCGGAACAACAGCAGCCCTGA
- the hslO gene encoding Hsp33 family molecular chaperone HslO, protein MTDQLKKYLLEDRSVRVQAVRLTDTWKAVQANHDYPPAITHLLGELVAASTLLAANIKFDGSLVLQIQGDGPIALLVVECRSDLSLRATVKVREGHDVPADGDMQSLLNPGGNGRFIVVLDPQHKVPGQQAYQGIVPLEGDTVAEALQHYMKASEQLDTRLWLAADGEHAAGMLIQRLPYHGGADAPALTEQAAAETWDRASALAATLKREELLATDIDTLIHRLYWEETLVAFDPQPVRWHCPCTRERVANMLRSLGEDEVKDILAERGQVDVSCDFCGKPYAFDAVDCAALFTSSPPTADGTPPTVH, encoded by the coding sequence ATGACCGATCAGCTCAAGAAATACCTCCTCGAAGACCGCAGCGTCCGCGTCCAAGCGGTGCGCCTCACGGATACCTGGAAGGCCGTCCAGGCCAACCACGACTACCCGCCCGCCATCACCCACTTGCTGGGCGAACTGGTGGCGGCCTCCACCCTGCTGGCCGCCAACATCAAGTTCGACGGCTCGCTGGTACTGCAGATCCAGGGCGACGGCCCGATCGCGCTGCTGGTGGTGGAATGCCGTTCCGACCTCAGCCTGCGCGCCACCGTGAAAGTGCGCGAAGGCCATGACGTGCCGGCCGACGGCGACATGCAGAGCCTGCTCAACCCCGGCGGCAATGGCCGCTTCATCGTGGTGCTGGATCCGCAGCACAAGGTGCCCGGACAGCAGGCCTACCAGGGCATTGTGCCGCTGGAAGGCGATACCGTCGCCGAGGCCCTGCAGCACTATATGAAGGCCTCCGAGCAGCTGGACACCCGCTTGTGGCTGGCCGCGGACGGCGAACACGCCGCCGGCATGCTGATCCAGCGCCTGCCCTACCACGGCGGCGCGGATGCGCCGGCCCTGACCGAGCAGGCCGCCGCCGAGACCTGGGACCGCGCCTCGGCGCTGGCCGCCACGCTCAAGCGCGAGGAACTGCTGGCCACCGATATCGACACCCTGATCCACCGCCTGTATTGGGAAGAGACGCTGGTGGCGTTCGACCCGCAGCCGGTGCGCTGGCACTGTCCCTGCACCCGCGAGCGCGTGGCCAACATGCTGCGCTCGCTGGGCGAGGACGAGGTCAAGGACATCCTGGCCGAACGCGGCCAGGTCGACGTGTCCTGCGATTTCTGCGGCAAACCGTATGCCTTCGACGCGGTCGACTGCGCCGCCCTGTTCACCTCCAGCCCGCCCACCGCGGACGGTACGCCGCCGACGGTGCACTGA
- a CDS encoding CopD family protein: protein MSMLWVKTFHIVFIASWFAGLFYLPRIFVNLAQQSDSAVQVTLLGMARRLYRFTTILAVVAVALGMWLYLGYGIGVGPGNGWMHAKLFFVLLVIGYHHACGVMLRKFEQGKNTRSHKFYRWFNEVPVLLLLVVVALVVVKPF, encoded by the coding sequence ATGTCCATGCTCTGGGTAAAAACCTTCCACATCGTCTTCATCGCCTCCTGGTTCGCCGGCCTGTTCTACCTGCCCCGCATCTTCGTGAACCTGGCCCAGCAATCGGATTCGGCCGTCCAGGTCACCCTGCTCGGCATGGCGCGCCGCCTCTACCGCTTCACCACCATCCTGGCGGTTGTCGCGGTGGCGCTCGGCATGTGGCTGTACCTGGGCTACGGCATCGGCGTCGGCCCCGGCAACGGCTGGATGCACGCCAAGCTCTTTTTCGTCCTGCTCGTCATCGGCTACCATCACGCCTGTGGCGTCATGCTGCGTAAATTCGAACAGGGCAAGAACACCCGTTCGCACAAGTTCTATCGCTGGTTCAACGAAGTTCCCGTCTTGCTGCTCTTGGTGGTGGTGGCGCTGGTCGTCGTCAAACCCTTCTGA
- a CDS encoding class I SAM-dependent RNA methyltransferase, with protein MSADDQDRPRKTLTIKKTARDAHAEAAPKRVRSGARARLVAQNERAKDNIERQKDPEGYQQRQAAARAARRSADGDRGDGPRRGDGARGDNPRRGDGSRGDSPRRGDGPRGDRARRGDDPRRDAPSAPRSGRTPQRAPRMDDQYIAPATPAGRFYDPFEDDGPAPEFAPEPDYDDDASINAGPARDADAPRDRAPSVEIRERRPREPRQAERFKVFAPCPQGLEEALTAEMQALGYDDAEAGRAGCSFTADWAGVQRANLYSRLATRILVQVAHAEISHEDDILDLARDTPWERWFGAEQTLRVDTSAIKSPVQSLQYCNLRAKDGICDRLRELEGERPSIDTVRPDARVHLFLTGHTATLYLDTSGESLFKRGWRLDKGDAPLRENLAAGMLALAGWDPAAPLLDPFCGSGTILIEAAWIALGVPPGISRPFGFERLRGHDAYRWRDLKDDARSRILPQLDAPLVGYDLDPQAVEFARNNAERAWLTADTIRFEVGDAREVQAPADHGWIVTNPPYGERMATEQDADLWRDWATCLKRNFAGWQLHIITSDLTLPNQMRLKPKRRVPLHNGALDCRLFGFELVAAGYRDA; from the coding sequence ATGTCCGCTGATGACCAGGACCGCCCGCGCAAGACGCTGACGATCAAGAAAACCGCGCGCGACGCGCACGCCGAAGCCGCGCCCAAACGCGTGCGCAGCGGCGCCCGCGCCCGCCTGGTCGCCCAGAACGAGCGCGCCAAGGACAACATCGAGCGCCAGAAGGACCCCGAGGGCTACCAGCAGCGCCAGGCCGCGGCCCGCGCCGCGCGCCGATCGGCCGACGGCGACCGGGGCGACGGCCCGCGCCGTGGTGACGGCGCGCGTGGCGACAATCCGCGCCGCGGTGATGGTTCCCGCGGCGACAGCCCGCGCCGTGGCGATGGGCCGCGTGGCGACCGCGCCCGCCGTGGCGATGACCCGCGCCGCGACGCCCCGTCGGCGCCGCGCTCGGGCCGCACGCCGCAGCGCGCGCCGCGCATGGACGACCAGTACATCGCCCCTGCCACGCCCGCCGGCCGCTTCTACGATCCCTTCGAGGACGACGGCCCCGCGCCCGAGTTCGCGCCGGAACCCGACTACGACGACGATGCGTCGATCAACGCCGGCCCGGCCCGGGACGCCGACGCGCCGCGCGACCGCGCGCCCTCCGTCGAGATCCGCGAGCGCCGCCCGCGCGAACCGCGCCAGGCCGAGCGTTTCAAGGTCTTCGCCCCCTGCCCCCAGGGCCTGGAGGAAGCCCTGACCGCCGAAATGCAGGCCCTGGGCTACGACGACGCCGAAGCCGGCCGCGCCGGCTGTTCCTTCACCGCCGATTGGGCGGGTGTGCAACGCGCCAACCTGTATTCGCGCCTGGCCACCCGCATCCTGGTGCAGGTCGCCCACGCCGAGATCTCGCACGAAGACGACATCCTCGACCTGGCCCGCGATACGCCCTGGGAGCGCTGGTTCGGCGCCGAACAGACGCTGCGCGTGGATACCTCGGCGATCAAGAGCCCCGTGCAGAGCCTGCAGTACTGCAATCTGCGCGCCAAGGACGGCATCTGCGACCGCCTGCGCGAACTGGAAGGCGAACGCCCCAGCATCGACACGGTCCGCCCCGACGCGCGCGTGCACCTGTTCCTGACCGGCCACACCGCCACGCTGTACCTGGACACCTCGGGTGAATCGCTGTTCAAGCGCGGCTGGCGCCTGGACAAGGGCGACGCGCCGCTGCGCGAGAACCTGGCCGCGGGCATGCTGGCGCTGGCCGGCTGGGACCCGGCCGCGCCGCTGCTGGATCCGTTCTGCGGCTCCGGCACCATCCTGATCGAGGCCGCCTGGATCGCGCTGGGCGTGCCCCCCGGCATCTCGCGCCCGTTCGGCTTCGAACGCCTGCGCGGCCACGATGCCTACCGCTGGCGCGACCTGAAGGACGATGCGCGCTCGCGCATCCTGCCGCAGCTGGACGCGCCTCTGGTCGGTTACGACCTGGATCCACAGGCGGTCGAATTCGCCCGCAACAACGCCGAGCGCGCCTGGCTCACCGCCGACACCATCCGGTTCGAGGTGGGCGACGCCCGCGAAGTGCAGGCGCCCGCCGACCATGGCTGGATCGTCACCAACCCGCCCTACGGCGAACGCATGGCGACCGAGCAGGACGCCGACCTGTGGCGCGACTGGGCCACCTGCCTGAAGCGCAATTTCGCCGGCTGGCAGCTGCACATCATCACCAGCGACCTGACCCTGCCCAACCAGATGCGCCTCAAGCCCAAGCGCCGTGTGCCGCTGCACAACGGCGCCCTGGACTGCCGCCTGTTCGGCTTCGAACTGGTCGCCGCCGGCTACCGCGACGCCTGA
- a CDS encoding site-2 protease family protein, with the protein MKLLLLLFSGIKYLKFGKLLATGGTMLLSVAVYAFVFGWRYAAGFVLLLLVHELGHYIAARQRGLDVGAPVFIPFVGAWIQLKEMPHDADTEAYVGLGGPLAGTVASLACYFAARSTGSDLLLALSYAGFFINLFNLIPLSPFDGGRITAVLSPRIWLVGVPVLVALFFWRPSPILILVAVLAFPNVIRAFKYDPALPENQAYYGTTLESKLTYTCAYLGLVCVLAIMAHDVHDMLSHLRA; encoded by the coding sequence ATGAAGCTGCTCCTGTTGCTGTTCTCGGGTATCAAGTACCTGAAGTTCGGCAAGCTGCTGGCGACCGGCGGCACCATGCTGCTGTCGGTCGCGGTCTATGCCTTCGTGTTCGGCTGGCGCTACGCGGCAGGCTTCGTGCTGTTGCTGCTGGTGCATGAACTGGGCCATTACATCGCGGCGCGCCAGCGCGGCCTGGATGTCGGCGCACCCGTGTTCATTCCATTCGTGGGCGCCTGGATACAGCTGAAGGAGATGCCGCACGATGCCGATACCGAGGCCTACGTGGGCCTGGGCGGCCCGCTGGCGGGCACGGTGGCCTCGCTGGCCTGCTATTTCGCGGCGCGCAGCACCGGCAGCGACCTGCTGCTGGCGCTGTCCTACGCGGGCTTCTTCATCAACCTCTTCAACCTGATCCCGCTTTCGCCGTTCGACGGCGGCCGCATCACCGCGGTGCTGTCGCCGCGCATCTGGCTGGTGGGCGTGCCGGTGCTGGTGGCGCTGTTTTTCTGGCGCCCCAGCCCGATCCTGATCCTGGTGGCCGTGCTGGCGTTTCCCAACGTCATCCGGGCGTTCAAATACGACCCCGCCCTGCCCGAGAACCAGGCCTATTACGGCACGACGCTGGAAAGCAAGCTGACCTACACCTGCGCCTACCTGGGGCTGGTCTGCGTGCTGGCCATCATGGCCCACGACGTGCACGACATGCTGAGCCATCTACGCGCCTGA